The genome window CTCTCCACATTAACCTGTTAGAGCTccaagctgtaaaaaaaaatgcccttCTTTTCAGATCACCTGTCTGGCAGAAACATCCAGGTGCACTTCGACAGCACCATGGCCAAATACATCCTCTGTTTATGTTGGAAGCTTCCCTTCTTTGGGACTTGGTTATCCAAAATGGGGTTCATCTGTCTGCCATCCGCATTTCCAAGTGTCCCTTTTGACGGGGTGAATTTGTTCAGCGAACAAACGGATGACAACTTGCATTACATTCGAAACGAATCATCTGCCTCTAAGTATCTGGGAGTCATACTAAGACCTCAGTCTGCTTATAAGCAGAACTTTCCCCCACCAATCTTTCCAAACAAACTAGCAGATGTGCTCAGCCGGGACCTCGATCCTCAGCTGGAGTGGTCATTGAACCCCACTACCTAAATGTGCTGTTTTGAGAGTGGGCCTTCTGGCAATTGATCTCTTTGCCTCCCAGGAGAATTACAAATCCCCTCTATTCTGCTCCCAAGCCTGTCGAGACCACAATGCACTGGGAGATGCCTTCAAGTTCCACTGGGGGCAAATTTCTATACCATTCTCACTGCATACTGGTGGCCCATGGTTGGCCAAAACACCCCTGGGTTCCCCATCCTTCAGCGCCTGTCTGGGGAATGGTTCACCAGTTCCCACTCAGCCCCAGACCTACTATGGGACTTACAGTCTGATAGCCTAACAACATGGCTGATTCTTCTCTGAAGGACTGGCCTGACAAGATTAAGCATGTTTTTAATTGGTCTCTAGACATCCCTCTACTAGGATGTCTTATTTGAATAAATCGAAGAGGTTCTGTAATTGGGCAGCTCACCATTCTGTCATACCTGACTCATGTTGTTGGGTACATTTGAGTGTAGGTTGCCCATGTTAGATTCTGGTTTATCCTTTTCCCCCATTAAAGTTCAATTGCCTGCCATTTCGGTGCTCCATGTGAGATTTCCTACCTCTCCCATATCCTGATGAAATGTTTCTCAGGGGCTGTAAAATAtgcatacaccccccccccttcaaaatgccCATAATGGCACCTTGCTCTGGTGCTTACATCTCTTATGGAGGTACCTTTTGGGTTGCCATCACATCTACTAGGAGGGTGGTAGACTTTCAGGCTTTGCTCTTTCAGGCCCTCCGCTTCCTGAAATTTCACCAAAGTAGTTCTGAGGCCCAATCTCCTGAAAGTGGCTTTCTGGTTTCACGTTAACCAAGATATTTCATTGCAAGTCTTCTTCCTCAACCACACCTCACTGGGGGAAGGAGCACTTCACACCCCTGACGTTTGTAGTGCTTTACTGTATTATAACAGATCAGCAGGCATCCGTAAAAGCGATGGCTTGTTCATGCAGAGACCTTGTCCCATTGGATACAGAAGGTGATTGATCCGGATGGCCTATCGAATTGCTGTTATGGACTGCCCTGTAGAACTTTGAGCTCACTCAACTGGAGTGATGGCCTCAGCCTGGGCATTCAGAGTGGACATTATAGACATTTGCAGAGCAGCCACATGGTCCTTCCCTACTTCTTTAATCAAGCATTATGCTATTGATGTAGACTCCTGCTAGGAGACAACTGTTGGGAAGGCTGTTTTGTAAGCCATGTTCAAATAAACATCCTTACTCCCATCCTGTGGTGTTCTGCTTGCTTgtctcccaatgtgggactgcacagagtaCTCACGACGATGAAatacagggttgcacttacctgtaactaccctgtttccccgaaaataagacatcccctgagaataagatgtagtagtggttttgctgaagtgctaaatataaaacatcccccaaaagtaagacgtagcaaagtttttgtttggaagcatgcccgttgaacagaacaccacagcatgcagctgtggagcggaaaaataagacatcccctgaaaataagacatagcacatctttgggagcaaaaattaatataagacactgtcttattttcagggaaacacggtagtttctTGAGTGGGcttctgtacaggcacacatCCCCCCTCCTACCTTGCTGTGGCTATCTGCCCTGACTTGGGTTTAGTTAGCAGTCTAGCTGTGGCGGTGATAGAACTAAGTGGATGGcacttctccccctcccatcacGTGACTGTTGGGCAGGAAAGTGCTCTCCACCCGTTGGGCAGGAAAGTGCTCTCCACCCGCCTTTTTCTGCATAGCAGCAGcaacaaatgaaatttaaaaCTTGCTAATCTATCAacaggagccgcatggcgtagtggtcaagtgcttgcactgccactcacactgtCGGGAGTTCAAGCCTCCTGAGGGTCAAATATCCTGGCagtggctcatggtcaactcagccatccatccattccttggtcggtaaatgagtacctagcacatagctagggaataaagaatagccggggaaagcaatggcaaactaccccacaaaaacggcttgcctgtgaaaccactgcttgcagtggtaccccaggttgAATAcgactaaaggggaaactttacctttttttaatctATCACTGCTGGCCCTGCGCATGTACAGACCCAATGTAAGTCTGTACACTGTGCCAGCTTGGTGAACtccagttacaggtaagtgcaaccctgtacTTCTCCCAGGACATTTAATCCCCACACCGATCCAGGAATTCTGATCCCATTTCATTTGTAATGTGGATGTGCATTGACACTTTATTACAAACAGGTGTTCGTCCTTACTTCCAGGGCTCATGGGCCTTCAGTGTAAGTGCCGCTCCCATATGCAGGTACTGTTCTGTTGTCAAATGAACACGTGTTGGCTTTGACAGACAGATGTTGCAGGTGGCATTTACCTGCGTTCACGGGCAGGGCTTGGAGACAGCGCAATCCGTGCATCTCTCTGCCTCCAAAACAAACAACCCTTGCCCTGGGTGGGGCACTTACTCAAGAGCTTCGGCCCTGGCCGGTGgtgtttttctctcctccccctcccccttgccttttcccctcctccgAGTGAGCAGGGAGGGGTGctccagaaagagagagagagaaatggcgcTGCTCTTCACCGCCATCCGCGTGGTCTTGGGCCTTTTCTTCGTGATCACCGGAGTCGTCAAGCTGACCGATCAGATTTCGGCCGAAGTTTACAGGCAGATGGTGAGTGGCGGCGGTGCGCAGCTGTCGGCGTCTGGCTCATAAGAAGAGGGGAGGAAGCGCGCAAGGATCCGGCCGGGGTTGTTTTGTAATTGGCAAATGGAGGCGGTGGAACCGCgcgcaaaaataaaaacaagcaagGCTGGGAGGAGGGTTGCTAAtgtgcaaataataataatacgaatAACGCATGCGTGCATGCAACAAAAGGGCAGCACGGAGGTAAGTCCCACGGATTGTGATGGGACTTGTTTCCGAGTCAGGCAGCCCGATCTTTAGGTGAGACTTCCTCGGAAGTAAGAGCCCGCTGTGCAGCTACGGACTGGAGCCTTAATTTGGCTGCAGAAGGCAGCGCGTGTCTGGTGGATCCAGCTGCAAGTTGGAGGCAGCCGCTTAGGCGCGCCACTGCCTTTCGCAACGTTTAAAGGGAAGACGGTGGCTTGTGGTTTCTGCAGGCCACGGGCAGAGCGCTCGTCGGAATCTTTTGTCTCGTGTTCTGAGGGCGGGAAGGCAACAGGGTATTGTAGTTGCTAAAGAAGTTGTTAGCTGCCCGCCTCAGTGGCCATCTCTCGCCGTTAGTTGTGCAAATCTGGGTGCTGCCTGACGCTGGGGGCCTGCCCTCCGCCTTCGAAACCGTTTTGGCGGGCATCGGGCTTGAATTTGAATTTCAGAAGTTTTGCTGGGTGGGACTGCAGATTCACTTGTAAATGGATTGGTATTTTCCCTACTGCTGGGAACTTCCCGCCCAGCCACCATCAGGCAAACTAAATTGTCTCCGAGTCAGCAGTTgctgcaaacaggaaaaaaaaaaggggggggggaaggaaggggttgGGTCTTGGGTGAAACAAAACCTAATCATTAAAAGTTGCAATAAAGTTAAAACAAGTATAGCGGGGAATATACAGGTTCAATTTATTGAAGATACAATAAATCTGTGGGTGTTAAGTAAAATTTTCCAGTATTTTGCAACCTGGACCATAATTGGGGAGTTATCTCTCATAAGAAACTTTTAAAACCACacaattttaaatctttttaatttaaacttttaaaatcgCTAATATGCAGTCTTTCAACCAAAGACTCAAAAGTCTTCCAGCAAGCTGTATTATAATTCAAAAAATACCTGAAAAAAATATGGTCAGTAGTGTCCAATTCATTCATCCAGCCCTTCTGTTATTCCACAGGACTTCATTTTAGATCACAGCAATATATATGTTTAAAACTCTGTTaagacagaaataaaacagacaCAGTATTTATGGGATAAAACACCACAgtttaattttgaaaaatccaCGTTGGGCTGAATGATTTACATGTCGTAGCTGAATCATGCTGGAAGCAACTGGATCTTTCAAGGTGTGATCTTTCAAGGGAAATTCTAGAATTTTTCAGCTTACATGAGGGCTAGAACttcttttttcctgaaagtgGATGTTTGGGTTGTTAGATTTTGTGGCATGAGCCATATGTGTGGCTAAAATAATGCTGAAATTATATCCTCTTCTTTAATCAAACACCTGTTTTGAAATCAAAACACCACTTTGATTGGGCTGATGAATTTCCTGCAACTTTCTGTTCTCCTTGATTTATTCTCCTTGGCTCACCAACGCAAATGCCTCCTTCTTTTCCAGAAATCACAGTTTGTGCAGTTTGCTGATGTTTTCCCTTTGAAGGAGTTTGGCTACAAGCCAGAGCCGGGCCAGTATCTTCAAGTGGTGGGCTGGACAGAAGTGGTGGCTGGCTTACTCTTAGCCTTTGGGCCACAGCTGCTGCAGGAGCTTAGCAATTTCGTCCTCACTATCATCATGATAGGTAAGGATTTCTGGTGGCTAATCTATGAACACACAGGCCTGATGCTCAAGCCTGGTTTACAGGGTGCCTCTGTTTTCCACGCATAAGTGTGGTGGGAGCTGTTTCTTATTTCTTCTGCAGTCAAGTTTGGTCACGATAGCAGTGAACAGTTTTTTCAGCCTTTAATTTTGTAAATGATTTATGGACCATTGGGTCTGGATGGAGAAAACAGCAAAGAGGGTTTCTTCTGCTCACAAGCAGTTTGTCTTAAAGAGGTCATGGAACTGGGACCGTGTTGCTTGGGAACCCTTCACGGCAGCGTGTATGCTTGGTTCCCATCTGCTCGACCTGCCCTTGTTACAAAGCAGTTCATTCTTACAAAAGGCACCATATGCTCTCCTCTGAGGGAAAAGGCCTGGGCAAAAAGGCTGTCTCCAGAACGTCCCACTACTTTAAGAAGTGGGTGGCGTGGAACAAAACTGTAATTTCCAGCAGAGGGCATTGTGACCTAGCATGCCAGAGATTTGTAGTCTGGGCAGCTGGTGTGCTAATGTTGCAGATGCTGCTGTTTTACGTGTGTcgcttcccagtttaaacaagagGAGGGGTGCATGCAAGAAAGAACAGATCGGTTCTTTGGTCTCAGCAGCATCACATTTAAATTGggtcagaggtttgacagtaggggaaaaaaaggggagggtgaGACACGCTGAGGGATACTGTGTGGTTGGTTGGGAGAGCGTGAATGAGATTTCCAGGGTGATGAATAAGTAGAGAGCAGATCTGCCGTTTGGATGCAAATATTATCACTTGtcccttccttctctctgcaGGTGCCATCTATACCCTCTTGGTTTTGAAAGAACCCATTGCCATGTGCGCCCCTGCCACTGTTTGCCTGGGTCTTCTGCTTCTCCTGAACATCCGGAGAAGTAGGGAATATGCCAAGTCCAAGTTTGAGTGATGGGAAGTCGACCTACAGGGAATGGGATTGCAAATGATGCTGCCAGGAGTCTTTGGTGGCATAATTGTGTTTCTGTTGTCCTATTTTCCCTGCTGTGGCCTAATTTCCTAAAACACACAAATGAGATAAGTTGCATCCCGGCAATGAATGATCTGGGAAGACTGTGTGAATTGGAGTTTCCAATGGCAAAGCCTTTCCCCATTCTCTTGGATAGTTCCCTTCTTATTCCCAGGGGCCCATCATGGCCCATGCAGATACGGCCTGATAGATTTCACCATTTGGAGGAAAAGCAAGGGAAAATAATCAAATCTTGCAGCGTTTGTCGGATGAAAATCCTTTTAATTCTGTGGAAGATGATCACTCCTGCAGCGGTGCTCAAAAATGTTGGAAACCTAACATTTCGTCTTGCAGTTTCTCTGCTGAGAGGGAAATATaggtaaaacattttgaggctgtgtCTGATAGGGAAAACGTTAATTTTTCTTAAAAACAATTGTCGccttacaaaacaaaaactgtaACCTGTAGTTTGCCAGAGGGCTGCAGTTCTATAAGGGCTTGGGTTTCACTCAGTCATTTCTCCCAAGACAATTCATTTTAAACTGTGGTTATGTACATAAAGAGAAACTGAAGTGAGTCAGCAAACCTAGCAAAGTCAATGAGGGCTCAATCTCTGATGGGCAGTTTGGGATTGCTAGTCAGTCTACTTGTAGGAAGTGACCCTTTTTATACCTGTTCCACTCAAGATACTTTAGATTTTATTTTCCTGATACAATatcttggtgggcaccaggaaatgcCTAAGTGAGTGCCGCATTTGGGGGTCATTGTGGTGGTATACACCATGGAAGGCCAACTGATGTCCTGTGGATTTTTGTCTAGCCCCTGAAACTCTCCAAGGGAAGACAGATGCCACAACTTCCCTTTTATTCTGTACTGCAGACGTGCATAAAAGCTGAgctcaatccacatctccgcagatattttatgcttgctcggctaaatgtgttaccgactgcccaaacaagaggcagatatcatggcatcccacaggagaacaggacttgttcctgtgcagcgggcctacccgaaacaactgaacacgtgctccttcattgcaaagatttggcagtctatcggttgctttttctcgaggccatcttgaagaaattttcagtgagatcagacaaggaaatagtttcacacctgcttagtgaccatcatccccacactactgaatcagttgccaggtttttaacaaaggcacttggatcaagagtgaaacctttgtgtaaattttagtcaattggttttaacataatctgtattttaccactctttatatgccattaaaggttttgtatttgtatttgtaaaagCTGAGCTTTGAGTACAAGGCTGAAAAAGGAGGTTCTTGAAATTTTCAGCAGGAGGTTTGGCCTAGGTGCCCCCTTCTAATTCTAGGACCGTGTAATACTTTTGCCCTTGCTGAAGTTGAATGGAAGAGAAAGACCAGGATGGATGTCTGCCCATGCATCATTCTTCGTTGTGTACAAAGGCTAGCAATGAGAACATGACCAGGCAGCATCTAGTTAGGCTGGCAAAGGGCTTCACTATTTCCTTCTCCAAGTTCATGCCACTCTCCATCCCTAGTGTAACCAAAAAAACTCTGTAAATTTCATGCCTACAATCCCCAATATTCTTTGTAGGAAGTTTTGGTGCTTCAAAGTAATGTTATGTATGCTCATGTAATGCAAATGTGCATAATCTTTTTTTCCAGTGTGTTGTATCTGTCACTCTCAGATGTTTGATGCTCAGTGTTAGCTAGCAGGTTATTCTGTGGAGCattgctgcgggggggggggggggaatagagcaGCTGCCCAATGAGGATCGGTTAAAACGTTTAGGGCTGTTTAGCCTAGAAAAAAAAAGGGAGTAAGGGGAGACATGACAGGGATGTGTAAAaccatttattgcttcaagagAGTGGACATGGAGAaattcttccctttctcccaTGAAGCAGAACCCAGGGTCATCCACTGAAGCTGA of Sphaerodactylus townsendi isolate TG3544 linkage group LG06, MPM_Stown_v2.3, whole genome shotgun sequence contains these proteins:
- the TMEM35B gene encoding transmembrane protein 35B isoform X2 gives rise to the protein MALLFTAIRVVLGLFFVITGVVKLTDQISAEVYRQMKSQFVQFADVFPLKEFGYKPEPGQYLQVVGWTEVVAGLLLAFGPQLLQELSNFVLTIIMIGAIYTLLVLKEPIAMCAPATVCLGLLLLLNIRRSREYAKSKFE
- the TMEM35B gene encoding transmembrane protein 35B isoform X1, which encodes MEAVEPRAKIKTSKAGRRVANVQIIIIRITHACMQQKGSTEKSQFVQFADVFPLKEFGYKPEPGQYLQVVGWTEVVAGLLLAFGPQLLQELSNFVLTIIMIGAIYTLLVLKEPIAMCAPATVCLGLLLLLNIRRSREYAKSKFE